The stretch of DNA gAGACTTCGAAACGAAACCTTACGTGGAGAACTGCGTAATCGTTTCACATCGGCCAGTTCTCAGGTGTGCAAAGTTCACTACTTCTCGAGTCTAGGAGGCATACGGGTGAGGCGTTTGGGCTGCTCTTCGGAATCCTGGTTCCTCGCAGAGTGTCCATGCCGCTTCTGTGAGAGCTTGCCGTCGCTGGGTCTCTGAAAACAACTGCCGTTCCAGGGGGGCGGCCGGACGCACATGCAGCCTTGTCTTTGTCTCAGAGTCAGAGGCGGCACCTCGTTATGTATAGTTCGCTAATTCCACATTCAGGTTGTTGTCATGAGCTCCATCGTTGCGGTTGCCTTGCACAGAGTCCTTATTTCGCTTCTGTCCCCGAAGACGGCCGACGTCGACGCCCTGCTCGACCTGAGCAGTTCAGCTGGAGTTGTGGTCCTCAAGAAAAAGCCTCCTTCTGGCGAATATGAGTACGCGGTCTCAAGGGCTTTTGCTCATCTGCAGGGTGTCGAAATCCTTCTGAAGAATTTCCGATCTTCTCTTCTTGGCGTTTCGGTGTGAATTGCACAGAGGGGGGTGTTAGGAGTCGTTGAACAGAAAGTCCCGGTCAACGTTGCTCAGTGAGTGAAGTTTATCCCGGTAATGCGAACGGGGGGTGAACGCGTAATAAACACAGCTGTGGAAAACTCTGTGGCTGGCAGGAGTGGTGCAGCGTAGACCGATCGCCCCCTAGCAGCGTAAACTTGGTGCAAATTCGGTAAACCATATCTCATCGTGCGTTTCTGACGCAGTAAGCTTTTTGCGCAGAGTTGTGGGCATTCTGAGCAGTTTGAAGTTGAACGTCGCTTGGCAAGGGGGCAGAGCTTGCCGTCGCTCGTTGCAGTCTTCCGGTCAGTCAACACATCTGCTCTCACTGTCTGGACGTGCCTCGGTCAGAGCCCACGATTCGGGATTCTTCGGACTCTTTGCGGGGCAAAGTGTAACCGTGCCTCCCAAGGAATTCATGGCTGAGGACCAAGCGTTGACGACCCTTGTATCTAACGGCCCGGCGAGATTTTCAACAGACGAAGGAACAGACTCATCTATCAGGGTTCCTTTAAGTGACCTCTCAAGCCAGTTGTTACCAGCTTCTTCAGAGGATGTGCTCTACCGAGACGAAGAGTGTTCCCCACGCGATTCTGGTGACTGTTCGGCGAGCTCTTTTGACAAATGCAGCGGTCCGTTGTATATGCGTGCGAAGCCGTTGAACGGGGCAGTTACAGTCCGTGGTCACACGACGGAAGGGGAAATGCAGCCATCGTCACAGCCACATGTTGATCTTCAGCCGCATCTCTCTTTGGTGACTCTCAGTAGCTCGTTGGATCGGTCACGCTCTCTTTTAGCGCAGCCGTCACTTTTCCAcactctctcttcttcaccaAGCGGGCGGACGGCTAACAGGTACAGGAGCGCTTCCCCGCCAACTCGCTGCCAGACGTCGTTCAAGCCTCCGTCGTCCCCACGTGCCGGCGTCTCATCCTCTGCAGttgggcgcggacgcggccaCCACAGAGACTTCGGAGCTCGGGTCTCGTGGGCGCCTCTAGAACGCAGCGAGGGAAGAGAAGCGACGCTTCCACGAACAGGATGTCTCACCGGCAGGCACCCGCAGAGCATGAGTGAAACCCAGGAACCGATAGTGGCTCATTCCGCAGCGTCAACGGAGCGGGTTGGTCATCCCGCCGAGGCAACGTTTACCGTAAAGGGCTATAATTCCTCTGTCTGCCAGACTTTCGTTGCCGGTTTATCGAGCGCGCCTTCCAAGCCGGCTTCTGACAGTCTGACGCCCGGCAACTGTGCCGACAGCACACCACATCCACCGCAGGTTCTGGACATGCCAGAAACCATAATGGATGTTTCGCCTTCGACGCTCGACGTAGGACAGAGGAAGACTGTTTCCGAAGCTTTGAACCCAGCCAAAGACGACGTCTTGCTCTCAAAACTAAGCAGAAATACCTCCGCTGTACACGAGGGTGTCGCGTGTCGAGGGACTCAAACACCCAGCTGGTCAGGGACGAATCGAAGGGGCAATGAAGTTTCCGATGCGTCTAGACGGTGTATCTCTTTTCCGGGGAAGAGCGTCACCCTAGCCTTGCGGCTAGACTGTGATTTGCCTCGACCCCCTCGGCGACTGCTCGAAGACGGCCGCGAGTGCCTGTCTCCGACGCTGCCCACGGTGCCATTTGAGCCGTCCCAAGGTGCTCAGCCGGACACCGAAGCGACGGCTGAAAACGGTGACCAGCTGACCGATCAGGCGACCCAACAGAAGTGACGGTGCAGTCTGAGTCCTTCTCAGAGTGCCTGCGTGAATCGCTGACACCGAGAAGCTCCCGAACGAATCCCCGCAGTCATTCCACCCCGCTGCAGGACTTCATGCCTTGCCCTCTGTCCATACTCGTGCCTTCCGCTTCCTTGTCTGTATCTTCATGAAATAGGCGATGTGAGTGCGGCGCTATAAGACGGCATTGCTCGGCTATAGTTATTGTCCCGTGGAATTCCCGCCTTTTGTGTCGATTAGACGCCACAAGAGACCCACGTAGAACTAGAGTACAGCGGTAACGCCTAGCAGCTTGGGTAGTGACGAACAGCCAAGATAACCCACACGGAGATTTGGTCTTCTGGAAGCTTGAATATTTTGCACCGCAACCCGTAAACACTTTTCACTGGTCCCAAAGGCAACTCGAGAATGTGGCGCCCAACAGGGTGATTCAGGAGGGCGCCAAAGTAGGCTGACACTTCGCCGGTGGTGAAATGTAGTGGACAGGCCTGAACAGCCACACGCGAGACGCATCGCTTGTAAGCATGTTAGCCCGCTGAGACTCTCGCATGGGTGGGAAACAAGTCACTAGCATGAATGGTCACCACTGGTCATACGATAAAGGCTCGAATGTATCAAATGTGAATCCGTCGAGAATCGCTTAGAAGCCAAAGTGGCTGTTTCATGCCCGCTTCTGTGGCACATCTTTCACGTCATTACCTTAAAAGTGTATGTTTGGCACAAGCCTTTGATGATGTCGCGGAACGGCCTGTCGCCGAACGTTACGCCAATTGTACGCTCAGTCTCATAGTTGCTCAGTGCAAGTGACAAAACTGTGGACATGACATCGTCCCACTGCGTTTCCATTCCTTCGAGTTTGGACCGACGGTAGTTCTCGATCATATGTCTGAGATTGTCTTCCATCTGACGGACACAACCACAAGGCTCATGAATCGAGGGCCGAGAACTTGGGGTGTAAGTCACTCGCGAGGTAAAATGGGATGGTGGTTCTCCAGAGACTACCTCCATCTCAAGCTCCAATCAACTGAAGAACCCCCAGTCCCCCATACGTGATATTGCCATGGGAGACCCCAAAAACCCACCGGCTTTTCCGATGTCCACAAACGACAGAACGACCCTAATCTTCTTGAGCTGTCCCACCAACTCCGAAGGGAGAACAACGCCTGAGGCTCTGTCTTGTGGGGGTCGACCGGGTAGATCTGggcacacgcatgcacgaATCACCACGCAGAACTGGCCTGCCTTTATCAGCGCAGCTCGATCTATACCATCACAGGCTGCGAAtcagcggcagagagagacatcgTCATTTGCCGTATCCCCGATCGAGAGGCATACTGATGACGAAAAGGCACTCCGGCGGCACAACGCCATAGCTCGTCGAGGCTTGCCATTTCAtctgcggcggtggcgcACGCACACCGCGTACGTACCCTTCGACCAACGATTCACGACAGAAAGCGTCAATATGTGTGGCTTCGCGATTGAGCACCTCCTGCGAGACAGCTGTGCCGCGTAGCAGACCGTGCTTTCGAGATTATCTCAGGTATGGCACACCAGCGTCAGCTACCTTTAGGTGAGGTGAGTTGAAGACCGCCTCGGGCATTTTCCACCACATCGACTCGTCTCCTTCAAAGTGGTAATGGAGTTTATCGGAAGAGTAAATGACCGAGCAGCATGCGTAGAATGCTGTATGGTTGAACACACAGTGAACCGAGGCAAATCGAACGGCGATGGCGGGATCGTACGAAGCCAGCCGTTGGCCTGTACAAGCATCCCAGAAGGTTGCGACTTTCGGGTCGCCGCAACGGTCCCTCGTGATCACCCAGCAGTACGGCAAGTCCTCTGCCAAAAGGCCTGACAACAGGTACCACATCAGAATCGCAGAGTGAATACGTGCTTTTTCGTCGTCCACCGTAGTCGGCTCACGCATGTCGATTGCAGGCCACCTCCTATGCATCTGCAGTTTTGCATGGCCTGCCAGAAAAGGAATACAACTGGCTGTGTGTTGttgccgcgcgagcgcaagAGAGTCGCTTTCGGCGGGACTGGAACCACAAGCATCTGGGGGCTATTTATCATAAGGGTATACCGTCGAGAATGCGGGTCGTGCTCAATGCCGTCGGTGCCACGGATCAACGCAGTTGCCCCCTCACGTTCGAGGACATATCCTTGAGCAAGCAGAAGTCAAATTGCCACTACCGTACACAGAAGCCGGAACATCTGAACCGCGATGACGACAGTTTCGCTTGCAATCTGATGCTAACCTACTGCGACCCAGGCATCCATAGAGAAACCGAGGAGCAACGAGCAGAGAAGGGTGGCATGGTCCTCGACAGTGCCAGCTCCTCGAGCAAAAAGGGCATGCCAACTACTCCAGACGCCACTGCCACAGTCGGTCAACGCCCCGTTCGTACTCCCCTGCGCTCCGCAGCGTCCACAAGCACCTCACTAAGGGTTAAAAATTAATCAAGAGTTCATCGCAACAGGCGCCATCTTCTACCAACATATATTGACGGGACAATCCTGGCGTGACACTGCAGCTCCTCATCCCACAGAATTCTCTGCTGTGTTGTCTCGATCGATGGACCACCTCGAAATCCGTAGTATCCTCTCGAGTCAGCAGCCGTGCTGCGTACCGACTTTCATGCACGATGGGCGCAGTAGTAACCAGCGTTCATACCAAGAATTCCTCCTCAGTCCAACACAGATGTTGCGCTGCGGAGTCCTCATCAGCAGTCTACCCATATGAGGAGCTTTAACGCCTCTTTGTGGTATCGGTGTCTGTATGTTAAGCCGTTACTTTGTGGTCCACATATTTACACGCGTATCGTCTATCTAGTTTCAAAGCTGAACATGTCCTCCATATTGGCCTGTGTCACTACGCCCTGCGACACCTGGAATATTCTAGACTTACACGCGTCTCAGTCTCAATTGTCGCCACGAAGCGGGCACAGTGGAACGGGCTGTCGAGAGCGTAGGATGAGCTGCACAATGCACGCGAACAGCCCAAAAAAGCTGCATGACCGCGTAGAGCTGCTGTTAACGCTCCGAAGTCGTTATTTGCCACGTTGTGCCCGGCAAAAACTCCTGAACCCCAAAGTCTGCTGCGCTGGTCGGACACATAGACCTGAAGCTGTTCTAAACGGGAACTCACCAGTTCTCAACCCTGGGCGACAGGGGGCACACAAACGAGTTTACTGGGAGATGCTCTCCAAATTCGGTTTTTGCGAAAATCTTGACTAATCTGTGTCTAAAATGATGGTGCATCTGCTTGTATGCATTCCACCAACTCTCCGCGACGGACATGGCCTGTCGTAAGGCGTTGTGCctgcgaagagcgagaaatTATCAGAGGAAATCCTCATGCGTCGTTGGTACGCCGGCATGTTCTCACTGCTGTGATTCACTCTAGATAAAAAACATGATGCTCTGGCAAGGTCGGGACGGTATCTGAGAGCAATCGTTCGGTGTGGAGGCCGTGGTGAAACGTCAGACGTCGCGTTTGTCGTTGAGCCCTCCACTGACTACTGAAAGCCCACCGAGGACGTCTCCGTGCGCTGGACACGACCCGGCTCCGCACCGAACAATTATTTGTAGGTGACAGGCTGAACCATAGACTCGCGCTTAAAGAGTTAGACGGCAAAGGAGCCGTGAGGCAGCGCTTCCGATGCTGCCTCGCGCACTGAAAGAGACACTCCCGGTTGCGTTCAACTGCGTACTTGTCATCGTCGCTGTGACGGAGCTGGGATTCCACTGCCGCGAGGCTCAgttgcgcttcttctctgcgaggcagcagctgtATTTCCAATTCTAGTTCTCCAATAGGCAGTCCCTCTTTGGCGCCTATTCCATGTAGCTTCACCGGTCTGTGAACCTATCACATTGTGATAGTCGCACAGCAGAAAATGGCACCCGGCACGGGCGAGTGGTGAACTGCTTAGAACCCCCTGCCGAACCGAGAGGTCGCCTCTTTCGGGTATTCAATACTGCCAGCgcgaaggcagccgcgcTAGCCCCAGCGCTGAATGTCGGAGAATCCTGGAGAAGCACGGTCATATCCACCATTATTGTAGCCGTGAAGCTTCCCGTGGATGTGTCCCCTCGTAGCAGCCCCAGGTTTTGTTTACCTTCCCATAGTGCAAAACATCTCGCCATTCAATCTTCTGGCTGGACAAGATCTTCGATGTATAAACAATGTTACCGGTCGTGGCGTTGTCCCCGCCCGCACCTGAAGCAGACAGGCAAAATTACTGTAATCGCCGCAAGGCATTGGTAGGGTTCAACTCTTGCGCGACCGCACAAGGCAATATCGTATACTCTCATTCATTCCCACCGAGTGTATCCTCGAATAGCGGGCCCTGCAAGAGGCAGGCATACAGTGGTTATGCTGTGGCGACTGGAAACCTCGTTGAGCACTAGGGCGCATTTAGATAGCGTTTCCCGCCTTGAAGCAAGACAATGAACGAAGTTTCCTGCGTATGTCTTATCTGAGAGTCATGCATCGTGCTGTCTCTCTCACTtcgcgcagctgaagaaggcgTAACGAGTTCTTCGTTCGTCAGAATCAAGTGCATTGGCAACTGCCATTTCAGTACATCGCTGTACTGCAGCTCCGTCTTCGATGACAGCCTCAAGGCAAACGTTTCGAGGAACTGCGGTTCACTGCATGCCTGTACTCAAGAGACATGATAACGATTATTTCAAATGTTTCTGCTCTCCCAACTCGTTAGGGGTCCGCGTGTTTTGCCTGGCTGTGTGTTGGTCAtcgtgggggggggggaggggagcggggggggggagcatCTTCAAGCTCTAGTCACCCCATTTAGTTCCGCCGGTGAAATAAGCCACATGTCCTTATTCTTGCGTTACCTCTACAGGCCGACTTCGGAATCGCTGGTTTCCGAACGATACGTGCACCACAAAGAATGAGTGAGCGCGTTGAGCTTGATCTTCATATTCGGCGAAGCCGTGCCCATCGCAGAAGCGGCAAAGGAGATAGGGAAGGGTGCCGGTGTCAGCGATGTCAGGTATGCAGCTGGGCTGGTCTTCATCAGCCCATGCAGGTGAAGAAGCCGCTACTGCGATTCCGGTGTCACATCGTAGAGCGGAAGGAATAGCAGCACCAGTCTCCTCCTGCTCCTGACGGATATCCATTTCCGAGCCACCTTGCTCCCTCAGCATTTCTGTTGATTGCCCAGAAGGCTTCGGTGGAACGGGATGCTGCTCCGAGTGCATATATGCAGCAAGCTGGTTCTGGACTTCTGAGAGCACTCCCACATCCTGGAAATATAACAAACATCATCCACGCCTCGTGAAATGCGTCGATGAATTCTCTAGCCACGTCTGTGGGTTTATTCCATCCGGACACAGTAGGGGTGGGGGACGGTTTGTTTCGCGCGGTATCTTTGTACTGGTGTGAATATCTCTACAGCCCTCCACAAGCCGGACACGGTTTCATAGAAGAGGGCAAGCCACGGCCTGTGCGGGTCAACAGACAAACGAGCGTGCGCCACCTCGAAGCCCCGGCCACCCAGTTGGGGCTGCGCCGTATATGTGGCAACTCTGTTTTCTGCCACATTGGCGCCATTCCAGTGAACACGCGAGTCAGCCAAGGTGACCCGAGCTTTCGAATCTTCTTGCAGGCATGAGGGGGTCGGGCAGTTCTCCGGTTTCGAACAGCCGCTGGCAAGCAAAGCCGCAGTTGCGTGAGGGAGCCAGTCGACATCCTAACCCGCAAATCTCATTTCTGCGGTTGCCGACAGCCGACTGTACACGCCTTCGCTGTCCACAGTAAGCAAAGAAGTCGCCGTTCTATGAAGGTAGTGTTAGATGCTGTCCGCACGGAGGGTTCATGCTGAGGACATGGAAGGACTTTTTAGGAGCCGATCGCTACATCGTCGTGTATGCACCTAGCATACAATTAGCAGGTATCGATGACCGGAAGACCCACTAACTTACCTGGAGAACCTCGAGTGTTCTGGCAACGTCCACCACCCGCTCAGAAGCTCCATCGCGGCTTTGCTGCTCCTGGAGATGGAGTCGGAGGTTTTGGCAGATATCCGGCCTTTTTGCAAGAAACTCGTAAACAATTGTTTTGCTTTTAGAATCCATAGCAGAGGACCAGGAAACTGGCTAGTGATGACAGCTGGTAAAACCGAATTCTACCTGCTAACCGCTGTACGGGTGTTGACATCCATGTCCGCGCTCCGTCGCGAGTTTGCCTCAGAAGCCGGTATCATGGACGTGAGTATGGCGGTTGAGAGCCAATTAAATGTTAATTCGAGCAGTACTATACCGCGCCAGAAATACTCCTGAAAATACGTTGTCTAACGTGGATTTTCAAACCTCCGCGTCTGAGATTTAGCGCTCAAGCCGAAACAGGCGCCCGGACAAGCGTGTCTTGAAAAAAACCACCCAACATATTGTCGAAGACGCAGCACCCATAAAACGACTCTGGAAATGTTTTTTTCGCCATGACCCTATTGTGATCACAGTCTTACCGCATGTGTATGACCTTTCTGTTGTAACGAAACCTGAGGAACCCCGTGCCCTTTTTCCATGTACGCGGTAGCTCGCTTGCGATTGATGTAAGGTGCAGTGGCACTAGTCAACATAGAATGCCGACACGTTACTGAACACCGGAACCCCTCCTTATTCGACCAGGATTTGAGTCTTGTCAATAACAAGGGATGGCCTGAGTGAAACAAAATACTTTCCTCCCTAACAATACTAGTTTTTCCCTTGATGCCTGCAAAAGGGTATTCATCTGCCGCGtttgcctgcatgcgcgtgtgaAGTGCTCGAAAAACCAGCGTGTCGTTGTCTGGTACAAGTGGCTCGCCTGTCTTTATTGTAGGGGACTGAAACGGTGCAAACGGTGTCCTCTGGTGATGCAGAAATGAATCAGCTTCTGTGAGAAGGGGTAACAACCCTGAATCAGGCCCAAGGGTATGGAAGATATCTGGCGGAAACTCCTCTCCGGGGTAGTACGGCTGATTCCCCGCTTGCATTCGGAATTCTGTTGGTAAGACCTCAGGGCTTCTTTTCGCGGTGTCAGTTCTTGTGGCTGAGCAGGAAGGAAAGCCTACTTTCTTTGAAGAACCTCTGAGTCCAAGGATTGTTCTTCCAATCTGCTTCAAGCAGGTTTTCTAACTGGGCGTATGTCTTGCGTGTGCTGGTCGCATTTCGAAAAACGTCTACCCTCCTTTGTcccttctctgcatgcgctcctTTTTACCACATGTATTTTAACATATTCTACAGGACCCAGCTATCGAAGACTTCCCGCCATCTGTTAGCCATTTTCTGTATTCCTATTGAGCTACCGAACCATTCAGCCTACGCCGCCCTTCTCCGATATTCCAGGGCGTGTCACAACTACCTCTTGTCCCAAGTCTTTCAATTTTCCGTTGTTCCGTCTACCACTTTAGTTGTCTTTTCATTTTCCCGGGTGTTGAAACGCGATCTGTTCGGTTTGTCCTGGGTTTTTTTCGCTCTGATAAGAtagcgacgcgccggcaggcgcggtAGCCATATTCGCTTCATTTGCGTGTACCGTCTGGAGCAGCTACTCTAGAAGTGTGACGCTCCCTTTTTGGTCGCAGGATCTTCCCGGGTTCTCTGAAGCCTTTTATTTCAGTCTTTcggttttcttcgcttttgTTTTGTAGCTCGTGGGTCTCGAGGTACGGACTGCGTGCCATTCAAGTGCCCAGTTTTGATTCCACAACAGGCGGTGGCTCCATCAAATACAGTAGTACCTGGGAATTTTTCGGCTTTAATGGAGCAGCTTGTGGAGCATCTTTTTTCCCGTGAATGCTCTTCTGTGCGTAGCTTCGTTTTGGCTCCGTGGCTTCACGCGTTTGCAAGGATAGTCTCTGCGTAGTTTCGAGGATTCACGGAAATAGTTCCCATATTCGGTCTGTCCTCTCGGTCGTCTCCGGATTCTCTCGTCCCGAAGTTGCCCCCCTCTATTTTGCTCGGCGTCAGTCTCAGGTTTATACTTCTCCCACCCTCCATGGGTAGTGTCAGCGCGCGTTTCTGAACAAAATGCCGTGCGACAGGACGGCTGATTTCTTGGCGTTTGCTGAGCGGGCGAGTCCTGGCGCGGTCTCTCAAGCCCAGGAATTGCGAAGCCGAAGCGTCAGACATACCGATAACTCCTTCA from Besnoitia besnoiti strain Bb-Ger1 chromosome V, whole genome shotgun sequence encodes:
- a CDS encoding hypothetical protein (encoded by transcript BESB_059990) → MDSKSKTIVYEFLAKRPDICQNLRLHLQEQQSRDGASERVVDVARTLEVLQDVGVLSEVQNQLAAYMHSEQHPVPPKPSGQSTEMLREQGGSEMDIRQEQEETGAAIPSALRCDTGIAVAASSPAWADEDQPSCIPDIADTGTLPYLLCRFCDGHGFAEYEDQAQRAHSFFVVHVSFGNQRFRSRPVEVHRPVKLHGIGAKEGLPIGELELEIQLLPRREEAQLSLAAVESQLRHSDDDKHNALRQAMSVAESWWNAYKQMHHHFRHRLVKIFAKTEFGEHLPVNSFVCPLSPRVENCSSYALDSPFHCARFVATIETETRGSTNGALTDCGSGVWSSWHALFARGAGTVEDHATLLCSLLLGFSMDAWVAVGLLAEDLPYCWVITRDRCGDPKVATFWDACTGQRLASYDPAIAVRFASVHCVFNHTAFYACCSVIYSSDKLHYHFEGDESMWWKMPEAVFNSPHLKMEDNLRHMIENYRRSKLEGMETQWDDVMSTVLSLALSNYETERTIGVTFGDRPFRDIIKGLCQTYTFKACPLHFTTGEVSAYFGALLNHPVGRHILELPLGPVKSVYGLRCKIFKLPEDQISVWVILAVRHYPSC